One Flavobacterium cerinum genomic window, TCTGAGATCCGTTACGCAAAAGATCCCGGCATTATTGCCGTATCATTTTAAGCTGCACGAAAAAGAAAAACAAGATATCAATGCGCGATTATTCGCCTACATTCAAAAAAACAATCTGGCTATCGACATTATCGAATGTCATGATTTTGAAGGCCTCAGCTTATTCTTAGGCAAAAAAATCCCTTATGTGGTACGTTGTCACGGGTCGTTTTCGGTACTGGAAAAATATTTTGGTTACAAAGTAGAATCCGGACGAAAACACTGTGAAAGAGAAGCTTTTAAAAAGGCTGAAAATGTTATTGCCGTATCCCGTTTTTCAGAGCAGGTTAACCGGGAATTATTCGGTGTTCCGAAATTCAAACTTATTTATAACGGTATCAACATACAAGAGTTTCAACAGGATCCTACAGTTACGACAATTCCTTTTTCTATTTTCTATATCGGAAATGTTTCGGTTGAAAAAGGCGCAGATACCGCATTCCGGGCATTTACACATTTAGCCGAGAAATTTCCGTTAGCAACCTTACATTATATTGGTCGGGAAACACCTTATAAAAGCATACTGGAGAAAGATATTCAATCGCAATCTCTAACTGATAAAGTTCTTTTTCACGGTTATCAGTCCAAAGAAAATATTATCCGATTACTGAGCAGTGCCAATGTGATTCTGTTTCCGTCAAAAGGCGAAAATTTCAGTCTTGCACTTTTAGAAGCAATGGCTTTAAGTAAACCTGTGGTAACGTCAAATCTGGATTCCTTCAGGGAAATTATCACATCCGGTGAGAATGGCTATATTTGCGAAAATGATTCCGATTTTGTAACGGCTGTTTCTGCTATTTTCAACGACAAAATATTGGCCGATTCCCTGGCACAAAAAGCACGAAAAACAATAACAGATGGTTTTAGTATCGAAAAAATGATGACTGAAACACTCGCTTATTATGAAACCGTAATCCGTAATCATTCCTAATCCTTTAGTTTAAAAAATATGAGCCAACCTATTTTATCTGTTGTAATGCCGGTTTATAATGCCGAAAAATACCTTCAGGAAACAATTGACAGCATCTTAAATCAGGATTTCACAGATTTTCAATTGATCATTTTAAATGACAAATCAACGGATAACAGTAAAGCCATTATTGAAAAAAATGCTGCATCGGATTCCCGTATTGTTTTTGTTGACAAAGTAGAAAATGTAGGTCCGGCCCGATTACGAAATGAAGGATTTTCGTTATCTACCGGTGAATTTATCGCCTTAATGGATGCCGATGATATTTCAAAACCGAATCGTTTTACGAAACAGTTGGAATTTTTACGTACACATCCTGAAATTGGTGTTTGCGGAACTTTTTACACGCTATTTAAGCCCGACGGAAAGCGAAAATTAATCTCGTTACCTACTGAGCATATTGATATTAAAACCGATTTTTTATTTTATAATCCGATTGGGAATCCAACGATAATGCTTCGAAAAGCAGCACTAAAAGATTTCCGATTTGACAATGATTTTGTTCCGATTGAAGATTACGAATTATGGGATCGAATCAGTGCTTTTACGGTACTTGCCAATCTCCCGGAATCTTTACTTGATTATCGTTGGCATAATACCAACATCAGTCAGACAAAAATTGACAATGTAAACCGATCACTTCGCAATATCCGATTGGCTCAATTACAGTTCCATTTCGGAATAGCCGCCAACGACTCCAATATTGAAGGCTACCTGAATGCATTGGATTTTAAACGGGGCTTATCGGCCGAAGCGGTTATGAATACCGTTAAAGCCGCTCAAAAATTAATCGAAATTAGTCGCGCATCCGGAACTTTAAATCAAAAGATACTGGAAAAACAAGTCAACCAGATTGCGGTTCGTACTATTCGAAAATCAAAAGAATTTAATAAAACGCTTTTAAAATACCTGCGTAACGAAGGGAAACCGGTTTTTCAAAAAGTACGCTGGTTCGATCGTCTCCTGATTATGCTAAAAGCTTTATAAAAAAAGAGCGAAGATAAAATGATTGTCTTCGCTCTTTTCTCTTTCTTCTTTCTTCTCTATTCTTTTTTCTTTATTCTCTCTATCAATATTTCATACCGAAGTATTTCATCTTGATATAGCGTCTCCAGAATTTCATCCGCATTTTAAAAGAAGCTTCTTTTAGAAAGGTTTGCACCACCTGTTGCGGTTCTTTTTGGTATTCTTCTTTATTTTCGTGTAGTTTTAAGGCTTCAAAAGCAGCATCCTTTAATAGCGATTGCAACACATTTTTCATATTTTGTGTTCGGGATTGCGGCACTTTTTCGTAAATCTCTTTTACATTCAGATACGACGAATAGCGTTGGAAAAAAGCCGATTTAAGCGAATAAATTCCTCCGGCATGCCAACGGTATACACCACCCTGAAAATTCAGGAAAGCTCCTTTTCCGTGACATAAGACCAATCCGTACAACGTATTATCTTTTAAATATTGAAAGTTTTTAAAATCGGCCGGATTAACCGCAGTTCTTCGGAACAAACTGGTTAAAGTATAGGTACAATACGGAACGAAAATACTATTAAAATCGATCGTATACACTGCCGGTAGTGTCTCTTTAAAGTCATTCGGAACCAACTCTTCCCCTTTTCGGTTTAAAAAATCAGTCCAGGTAATCACATAATCCGGATTCGTTTCTAAAAAGTCGACCTGTTTTTGCAATTTATTCGGATCAATCCAATAATCGTCTCCTTCACAAAGTGCAATGTATTTCCCTTTGGCTAACGGAAACGTATTTTCACCCCATATACCACGGGTTCCTATTTTTGAATATTGATTTTCCGTCTGATAAATCGGTTTTATCAATAACGGATATTTGCTTTCAAATTCTCTTAAAACAGCCG contains:
- a CDS encoding glycosyltransferase family 2 protein, giving the protein MKQGRSQEEIIAGWNGQDLNSPLVSILCDAFKHEAYLRDALEGFLSQITTFPFEIIVHEDASPDGTPAVLREFESKYPLLIKPIYQTENQYSKIGTRGIWGENTFPLAKGKYIALCEGDDYWIDPNKLQKQVDFLETNPDYVITWTDFLNRKGEELVPNDFKETLPAVYTIDFNSIFVPYCTYTLTSLFRRTAVNPADFKNFQYLKDNTLYGLVLCHGKGAFLNFQGGVYRWHAGGIYSLKSAFFQRYSSYLNVKEIYEKVPQSRTQNMKNVLQSLLKDAAFEALKLHENKEEYQKEPQQVVQTFLKEASFKMRMKFWRRYIKMKYFGMKY
- a CDS encoding glycosyltransferase family 2 protein, with protein sequence MSQPILSVVMPVYNAEKYLQETIDSILNQDFTDFQLIILNDKSTDNSKAIIEKNAASDSRIVFVDKVENVGPARLRNEGFSLSTGEFIALMDADDISKPNRFTKQLEFLRTHPEIGVCGTFYTLFKPDGKRKLISLPTEHIDIKTDFLFYNPIGNPTIMLRKAALKDFRFDNDFVPIEDYELWDRISAFTVLANLPESLLDYRWHNTNISQTKIDNVNRSLRNIRLAQLQFHFGIAANDSNIEGYLNALDFKRGLSAEAVMNTVKAAQKLIEISRASGTLNQKILEKQVNQIAVRTIRKSKEFNKTLLKYLRNEGKPVFQKVRWFDRLLIMLKAL
- a CDS encoding glycosyltransferase family 4 protein, which translates into the protein MNVLILTREYKHPLLPPCGGTGNFDTLLAKELVRQGHKVYVFGVNKTNIDFEDEGVQVHYTKSLFKRNFVYNLLRSVTQKIPALLPYHFKLHEKEKQDINARLFAYIQKNNLAIDIIECHDFEGLSLFLGKKIPYVVRCHGSFSVLEKYFGYKVESGRKHCEREAFKKAENVIAVSRFSEQVNRELFGVPKFKLIYNGINIQEFQQDPTVTTIPFSIFYIGNVSVEKGADTAFRAFTHLAEKFPLATLHYIGRETPYKSILEKDIQSQSLTDKVLFHGYQSKENIIRLLSSANVILFPSKGENFSLALLEAMALSKPVVTSNLDSFREIITSGENGYICENDSDFVTAVSAIFNDKILADSLAQKARKTITDGFSIEKMMTETLAYYETVIRNHS